GTAAAGCAAATCTGAAGCCTAAAACTCAGATCTGAGCCCTTGAGGGTCAAATAAAGGTGGTCAGAGAAGCCAGTGAAGTTAAATCTCCTACTGTTTAATGAAAAGGTGATGCACCAAAGGCAGGGTACAGTAAAACTACACAGAGGGAGAAAAGAGAGGATTCAAAGGTCATTCTTAAAACATGATCCGTCCGTCTGTCCACCACACATTCAGTCCGTCAGGTCGCTGCCCGGGTGCGGAGCTCCGTGTGGGTGGCAGGTGACGTTTGGGGAGGGTCGCCGGGACGAGAAAGGGACTGGACAGGCGCAGGGAAGGAGCGGGAGGGGGGAGGCTCAAGTACACTGGTGATATCACTTTTAAAGTACAGGGAAAAGGGGAAGATTCATTCAGAACTACAAGCTCCCCCCAAGCCTTCCATCAATCTGTCCAATCTTAAACCGATTGAAAGCAAGACGCTGAAAAAGCGTAACAGAGAGAGCGCCGCTGCCTTTTGTTTTTCCATCACTTTCTCCGTCGGTCCATCCATATGTCTTgtttggtgtgtatgtgtgtatctgCCAGTGTCGGGTGTTTAGTAGTGCTTCTCTCCTccctgctgtgtgtttgtgtgcgtgtatgCGTTTATCAGTAtctgtataagtgtgtgtgtgcgcatgtgtcaTAGCGCTCATACGGTGTACAGTTCATAGATCTTCTTGGCACAGTACGCCAGGGCCGCCAACGCTATCGTGTTGTGCAGTCTCTTTCTGTGCACGTCGTCCCGTCGAACCAGAACCACGGGCGAGGAGGAGGTGAGCGTGTGCAGCGGCAGCCGCGAGAGCTTCTGACTGTCGTACTCCACCTGGTATTTGCAGCAGGGGTCGAACTGCCAGGAGATGCCGTAGAGCGTGGCACAGGCCAGGCTCAGAGCGCCAGCAGGGAGCGCCACATAACGGGAGTATTCGGCGGGAAGGGCGAGCGGTGTCAGGAGGCACGCGGCCCCTGCCAGAACGGCGGTTTTGTGGAGGCAATTCCCCACAGCCACCCAGCGGGCCGTCTCGTCTCCGATGCGTGTGGGTTCGATTACAATGTAGCGGTACTGCGCCTCCAGAGCCTGCTCCAGCT
The nucleotide sequence above comes from Carassius gibelio isolate Cgi1373 ecotype wild population from Czech Republic chromosome B3, carGib1.2-hapl.c, whole genome shotgun sequence. Encoded proteins:
- the LOC127952045 gene encoding transmembrane protein 11, mitochondrial-like isoform X1, translating into MASLGRRRGVPVNRERAVMAASECYIVHEIYNGENAQEQFEYELEQALEAQYRYIVIEPTRIGDETARWVAVGNCLHKTAVLAGAACLLTPLALPAEYSRYVALPAGALSLACATLYGISWQFDPCCKYQVEYDSQKLSRLPLHTLTSSSPVVLVRRDDVHRKRLHNTIALAALAYCAKKIYELYTV
- the LOC127952045 gene encoding transmembrane protein 11, mitochondrial-like isoform X2, with protein sequence MAASECYIVHEIYNGENAQEQFEYELEQALEAQYRYIVIEPTRIGDETARWVAVGNCLHKTAVLAGAACLLTPLALPAEYSRYVALPAGALSLACATLYGISWQFDPCCKYQVEYDSQKLSRLPLHTLTSSSPVVLVRRDDVHRKRLHNTIALAALAYCAKKIYELYTV